From Candidatus Palauibacter australiensis, the proteins below share one genomic window:
- a CDS encoding DUF4328 domain-containing protein — protein MDHANPATGEAKGPHAGFQDPTMLAKWTKAFLYAGVALAIVSAWEVAGELELYGGAGSQDGWTPLTALLLLARIALALGTPILVLMWIYRANYNARQLGAADMRFTPGWAVGWYFVPIGWFWMPYLAMREIWRASVNPSDWRAEPVSPLLRWWWGLWIVTAWGLDSVDLVASFRLDEAGFETVDAATNLVGHALDIPRAFVLVAIIAAVSQLQTAHHRRQSEP, from the coding sequence ATGGACCACGCCAATCCGGCGACCGGCGAAGCGAAGGGCCCCCACGCCGGCTTCCAGGACCCGACCATGCTCGCGAAGTGGACAAAGGCCTTTCTATACGCAGGCGTCGCGTTGGCGATCGTGTCGGCATGGGAGGTGGCCGGCGAACTGGAACTGTACGGAGGGGCGGGATCGCAGGACGGCTGGACGCCCCTCACCGCCCTCTTGCTCCTGGCACGAATCGCGCTCGCGCTCGGCACGCCCATCCTCGTGCTCATGTGGATCTATCGCGCCAACTACAACGCCAGGCAGTTGGGCGCGGCCGACATGCGCTTCACGCCGGGATGGGCCGTCGGCTGGTACTTCGTCCCGATCGGGTGGTTCTGGATGCCGTATCTGGCGATGAGGGAGATCTGGCGCGCCTCCGTTAACCCCTCCGACTGGAGGGCGGAGCCGGTGTCGCCCCTGCTGCGCTGGTGGTGGGGCCTGTGGATCGTGACGGCCTGGGGCCTGGACAGCGTGGATCTGGTGGCGAGCTTCCGTCTGGACGAGGCCGGCTTCGAGACCGTGGATGCGGCCACGAATCTGGTTGGGCACGCGCTGGACATTCCGCGGGCGTTCGTCCTCGTGGCCATCATCGCAGCCGTCAGCCAACTCCAGACCGCACACCACCGCCGCCAAAGCGAGCCTTGA